Below is a genomic region from Ailuropoda melanoleuca isolate Jingjing chromosome 8, ASM200744v2, whole genome shotgun sequence.
tttctcaaaagaaaagtaATCCAACATCCTATTCCAAAAAAGAAACTGTCACAATTTGGTTTATCCACCAGATGTTTCTTTCAAGTTCTCATTGCTCTCTCAGATGGAATTTCAGGGTTTTTGTAACTTAACATCCATATGGGAGTAGCACACGGAAGCCAACAAAAACGGGAGTGATTTCGCTGTTCCCAGGTCCTTCAGCCCTGATAGTTTACCTGTTTAAATATCAAATGACTTGCACTTTTATCCTACCCAGGGATAACATGTGATCTCTGTAATATTTCTAGAGACTTCTAGAAAGAAAGAGTCACAGAAAGAGCTTTTTCCCACCATTTGCTTTCTAAATTCCTTCATCTTATCTTGAGTTTTGAATACCAAGCACTATGTAATTTCCTGAAATTATTTCCTCTGTGCTCCTGGTTCCTCATAAATGTGGCCACCAATTTTAGTCTTCGTTCCCCAAGACACCATTAATGTAGGATCATTGTGCATTTTAAGTTTTATCAAAGCTGTATGGACAGTGGGAGGAAATAAGAGAAGTACACACAAAGTCAGATTGAAATGTGGTTTTCAACCTCATTGTCCTTTTCTACAGAGACATTTCCTGCTTATTGTCCATGCCATATTTGGTCCTGGCCTACTGATTTGTTGctgggttcctttctctcccgTGCCCTAGTCTCTGAATTACTAGTACTTGCAGACAttctaaaacctttttttttaattaacttgcTGAAAAAGCTCACTCTTTTAGCTAATCCTCTCTCAACCACCCTAGCCTAATAGGACTtctcttttataagaaaaagaactatcaaactattttcctaaaacaaaaaaaactaaaacatccCCTACCCTGAGAGAGATTCATGTATAACAAATCACAgtctactttcaaaataaaagttttttcatatttcacaattgattactaaaataaaaatgctaatgtagacaaaaagtagatttcaAAGAGCAGTAGACTTGAAATCAATAGACTACAGTTTATCTAGTTGCTTCCTTAATGACTTAAACTCATTAACTTTTTCATCTTCAGTAGCAAGTCTATGCAACAGATATATATTGATGATCTATTATGCGTCCTATGGTAAATAGGAAACCTCTGCCAAGAGGAGCTTAACACAGTGTTTAGCTGGAAAGTGGATTATATTTTATGGATGTTCTGGAACCTGCTTTATCTGTGAAACACTGACATTTCAAGGAAGCATATTACAGGCCAGGAGAGGATATAGACAGGAATACAGATTATCTGACAGCTGATTCCAACAGCACAATATAAGAAACTCCTACAATATCAGCATATTGTTACATGATCATTTACAGAACTGTTTATCTTTTCCTAGGAGAAAAAAGTAACTCCATAATGACAAtgtaaaaaacagataaatttattcattaatgtTATTCTTAAATGGTTAatgtggtaaaaagaaaaagacattgtgAAAATgatgaggaaagaaaatctactataaaaaattggaaacaaactgGGCTCTCTGGTCCTCCCtaacacacaccacatcttctggTGCGGTGCCAGCCCCATCCCAGAGATATGATGGTGAAGGTCAAAGTAAGTGTATCTGGCCGTATTGGGCACCTAGTCACCAAGGCTGCTTGTAACGCTGACAGAATGGATGCTGTTGCCATCAGTGACACCCTCATTGGCCTCAATTACATGGTCTACATGTTTCAGTATGATTCCACCCTCAGCGAACTCAAAGGCACAGTCAAGACTGAGAATGGGAAACTTATCATCAATACAAAGCCCATCTCTGTCTTCCAGAAGTGAAATCCTGCCAACATCAAAAGGGGTGATGTTGGTGCTGAGTATGTTGTGGAGTCCACTGGGGTCTTTACCACCATGGAGAAGGCTGCTGCTTCCTCAAAGTGGCACCACGAGGATCATCATCTCTGCCAATTCTACCAATGCCCTCATGTTTGTGATGGGTGTGAACCATGAGAAGTATGATGACTCCCTCAAGATTGCCAGCAATGCCTCCTGCATCACAAACTGCTTGGTCTCTCTGGCCAAGGTTATCCATGACAACAATAGCATCATGGAGGGACTCGTGACCATAGTCCATGCCATCACTGCCACCAACAAGACCATACCAAGCCCAGCAGGGAAACTGTGGCATGATGGCTGAGGACCTACCCAGAACATCATTCCTGCTTCTACAGGTGTCACCAAAGTTGTAGGCAAGGTCATCCCTGAGCTGAATAGGAAGCTCACTGGCATGGCCTTCCATGTCCCCAGCTCCAAAGTGTCAGTTATGGGTCTGAGCTGCTGCCTGGAGAAAGCTGCCAAGTACTATGATATCAAAAAGCTGGTGAAGCAGGCAATGGAGGGCCCACTCAAGAGAGCCCCCTACCCAAGCAACTTTAACAATGACACCCACTCTTCCACCTTCGATTCTGGTGCTGATACTGCCCTCAATGACCACTTAGTCAAACTCTAGTATGGTAACGAATTTCGCTATAGCAACTGGGTGGTGAACTTTATGGGCTACATGCCCTCCAAGGAATAAGAACATACTGAACCAATAGCCCCACccagaacaagaagaaagaagctCTCAGCTGCTGGGGAGTCCCTGCCCAACTCATCCCCTGACACACTGAGAATTTCCACACCTCTACAGTTTCCACCCCAGAATCCCTGTAGTAGAGGAGGGACAAGGGGAGCCCTACCTTGTCATGTACCATCAATAAAGGATACTGCACCCggccaaaaaaaaaggaaaacaattgaaAACAAACAGATGATTCAAATTTCCTTTACCATGGTAAGAAAGATAAGGACATGAACACTTCCACCTAAACTATTCTAATGAAAGAAACAATATAGCAGTCCTATAGCTACACCCAGAGACAGTGATCTGATCAAAACACTCTCCTACTCTGGGTTCTTCTCAGACCAAGtttaatgtctttgtttctcAAGCTGTAAATGAAGGGGTTCATCAAGGGAACCACATTGGTATAAAAGACAGAGGAGATTTTTCCCTCATCCACAGACTTAGGAGAAGATGATTTAAGATACACAAATGCACCTGATCCAAAGAAGAGACAAAGTGCAACTACGTGGGAACTGCAGGTGCTGAAGGCTTTGGACCTGCCCTCAGTGGAGTTGATGCGGAGAATGCTGGAGAGGATGAAACTATAAGAGACAAAGATGGTGACACTGGTCACAATGATGTCGATGCCCGCCACAATGAAAACCATCAGCTCATTGACATAAGTGCTTGTGCAGgagagctggagcagagggaggataTCACAAAAATAATGGTTGATGGTGTTTACATCACAGAAGGTCAGTCTCAGCAAGCCTCCTGTGTGGGCCATAGCACCTGAAAATGCCATCAAATATGAACCAAGCATAAGGCTGGAACACATTTTGGGGGACATGGCAACATGATACAAAAGTgggttacagatggccacatagcgatcaTAGGCCATTGATGTCAGCACATAAGCTTcagaaatagcaaaaaaacagaaaaagtaaagctGAGTCATGCATCCCCTGTAGgagataatatttttctttgatgtgaAGTTAATCAGCATTTTGGGTGTAAACACAGAAGAATAACAGAGATCTATGAAGGacaaattgaagaggaaaaagtacatgggggtgtggaggtgtgaATTCAGCCCGATTAGAGTTATCAAGCCCAAATTTCCCAACACAGTGACCACATACATGACTAGAAACAAGAAGAACAGGGGGAGCTGGAGATCTGGTAGGTCTGTGAGCCCCGCCAGGATGAATTCAGGCACAAAAGAGGAGTTTGTAGGAGCCATTCTTCTCCAAGGGGATCTGTGAGCACAGGAAAACAGGATTACATTAGAGAAAAAGCCAGCTCTTCCAACAATATCTCAACCTACAAAAGGGAATATATTGTACTGGGAATATCTGAGGTCTGAGACTAACCAAATCTGGACCCAGAAGATTAGCCCTCACCTCTATCATGATATTTCACGATATTGAGAAACACTAACTTCCCATTCTGAGACATATAAAAGCTAATTATAGCAAAGACTATCACAATTCAGCCTAGAGAGGGAAGTACGCTGCCGCCACATGCAAACAGGACTGCTGTAAAAatcaagggagaagggagaagcaggatgggCCAGAGCACAACTCTCCTGCTCTGGACTCAAAATTGGAGGCAAAGATCCTCTAATCCGGTGCTGGTCTCTTACTGCACATTAGACTTGATGTTGGAGGAACCAAGAACATTGTTTCTAATCCAAAACTCAGGGACCAGAGTCTAGGACAACCCCCATGTCACAGAATAAAAGCCATAAATCCAGAAAAGTGAAAATTCCATCCAAGGAAAGGGAACTTAATGACAGAGATATTGTACCCTGTACCCCTTAAGTCTCTGAACACCCCCTCATCTCCCCTTGAACAGATTCTTCTTCACTtgaatctcagaaaaagaaagtctcatgTCTTTGATCTCTGGATTTCCACCTCACAAGAGGgacattcatataaatggaattcaaGAACTCACCCTCCTTAGGACAGAATATTTCAGTGCTTCCTTATCATTGTTCTTTACCCCTGCAGTCCTGGAAGGGCAATTTCATGTTCTGAGGCTTTGGTGCCTTTGATTCTAAAAGGATGTTGCATACACTTAATTTCAGGTATGCCCTAGAAACCTTTCCAAACTATAAGTCATAATTTCTGATTATGACTTTGAGCCCTCTCAAGCAACAGAGGAAAATagcctttatttttatctcatttgcCACTTTATAAGATACAGATGATTGAATGTGAGTTTAATGGTATAATGCATCTGCTTATAAACAGAGTAGAAGCTTGCTCAGTCATTTTCTCTTGGGATAGATTCATTGTGATAAAGGGAAATAAGAGGATTGTATTTACACCCTAGACCATGCATCTGTCCTTAGTTCCTTGGGTACTCCAAATTTACTCAGGGTTTCTCATCACTCTAGGGATTGTCCATCTCCCAAGACGGAGCCAAAAATGAACTCCCATCTCCCTGTCATCTTCATCTCTGAAGGGAAGTCTattataaattgttattttcttcttgccTCCCATATCTTAAACGGAAAATTTTCTGTAAGGGTTCTGCCTCCAggattctttatttctttatctgaaatttttcAAGAGAGGGGATCTCACATCAATTGTCCATTTCCTGAGATA
It encodes:
- the LOC100484055 gene encoding olfactory receptor 145-like, with the translated sequence MAPTNSSFVPEFILAGLTDLPDLQLPLFFLFLVMYVVTVLGNLGLITLIGLNSHLHTPMYFFLFNLSFIDLCYSSVFTPKMLINFTSKKNIISYRGCMTQLYFFCFFAISEAYVLTSMAYDRYVAICNPLLYHVAMSPKMCSSLMLGSYLMAFSGAMAHTGGLLRLTFCDVNTINHYFCDILPLLQLSCTSTYVNELMVFIVAGIDIIVTSVTIFVSYSFILSSILRINSTEGRSKAFSTCSSHVVALCLFFGSGAFVYLKSSSPKSVDEGKISSVFYTNVVPLMNPFIYSLRNKDIKLGLRRTQSRRVF